The DNA window CTTTATTGAATATATTATAAAACCTCAGAGAGATACTGGTTTCTTCCATTTTCTCCGCGGAATTCGAACGTGGCTGGAATCCATTCGTCATATTTTTCGCATAAAATTTTGGTTTAAAAAAGGAAATACGCGAAAAACAATCGTGGCGGCAATGCAGAAAAAAAATGAGCAACGACTTTTTCATACCACAGTGCGCCTCTCAGTTTTTGCGAAGACTCCGGAAAGAATGAGAAATCGCATAGAGTCAGTTTTTCAGGCGTATGCACAGTTTAATACGCTTGATCTCAATCGCTTTAAAAAAGGATCCATCAAGAGATCACCTGCTTTTTTTAATATCATGAAGCAGAGGAGACTCGGGAGGACGAATCTCTTTTCGCTTTCTGAACTCGCGACACTTTTTCATCTTCCCAACGAACGCGAAGTCCCAAATATTATCTATGTGCTCAGTAAAAAATCAGAATCGCCTTCATCTCTCCCAATCGATCGAAACAATCACGAAATTTCTTTTATAGGAGAAACTAATTTTCATAATTCCCTCATTCCTTTTGGAATGATGAGAACTGATCGGAGAAGGCATCTTTATGTCGTGGGAAAATCAGGTTCGGGCAAATCAAAACTCTTGGAGCTTCTCATTAAAAATGATTTGGAAAATGGAAAAGGAATTGGAGTGCTTGATCCGCACGGAGATCTTGTCGACAATGTTCTCAAAATGGTTCCAAAAGATCGAATAAAAGATGTGGTGCTCTTTGATCCTTCGGATATGAATTTTCCAATCGCGTTTAATCCGCTCGAAAAAGTTCCCCCAGAGCTGAAAATGCGCGTCACCATTGGATTCATCGAAATCTTCAAAAAACTTTTTGGGATCAACTGGAATGCAAAACTTGAACACGTACTCAGGTACACAATTCTTGCGCTTCTCGATTCTCCGAACACGACCGTGCTTTCCATTATGAAAATGCTGACGGATAAAAACTATCGTCAGTATATTATTCGTGGAATTGAAGAAGATTTCGTGAAAAATTTCTGGGTAAATGAATTCGCGGCGTGGAGTGAAAAATTTGATGCGGAAGCGATTACGCCACTTCTCAACAAAATGGGACAGTTTGTCGCGACGAATATGATCCGAAATATCGTAGGACAGCCAGAAAATAAACTCCATTTTCGAGATATTATGGACAATGGAAAAATTCTTCTCATGAAAGTTTCAAAAGGAATTTTGGGAGAAGAAAATGCTGGACTTCTTGGCGCAATGGCGATTACAAAAATCTATCAATCGGCGATGAGTCGCGCGGATACTCCAGAAGAAGAACGCACCGATTTTTACTTTTACGTCGATGAGTTTCATAATTTCGCGACAGATACATTTGATGAAATTCTTTCAGAGGCTCGAAAATATCGCCTAAATATCACCATCGCGCATCAGTTTATGGGACAGCTCAGTTCGAAAATTCGCACTACGGTGTTTGGAAATGTGGGATCGCTTATGTCTTTTCGTGTTGGAGCTGAAGATGCTGGAATTCTTGCGAGTGAATTTAATCCGATCTTTACTCCACGAGATATTATCAATCTTGGAATTCGAGAATTTTATTGCAAAATGTCGATTAATGGCGAAATAACTCAAGCCTTTTCCGCTCGAACACTCGATATGAAAACGCAAAAAGAGCATTTCGCGAAAGAAGCGCAGGAATACTCACGAAAAATGTACTGCACACCAAAAGAAGAAGCGGAAAAAATGATTTCTTCGTGGAATGAATCCGCGACGAATGAAGATCAAAAAGCGCAGGGAGGAAACAAGAACTTTGAAGAAGTGGAATTTGAGGAACCGATAATATAGGAAATTTTGAATTTTAAATTGAATTTTGTAGGGGCAGGTCTTGCGCCTGCCCTTTTTTGTATCATCAAAAACAAAGACATTATTTATAGATGACTCGCATAATCATGAGCGGAAGCCATCCAACGGTTACGGTTACGGCAGTGGGCCAATCTTCCTTCAGCGAAATGTTTTGCTGCGGACAATCTTGCATCTGATCTTCAGTTGTGACGTTTTCCGGACAAATGCGTACTAAAGATCGTGAAGAACGAACATCATTTACGTAGAAAGCGAAACCTGTAAAAAGGTAGATGGTTATGGTGATGAGAATGCCGAAAGAGAGATTTTTTTTCATCATGTATTTTAAAAAATTTCCTAAAAAATCTTAAAACTTTTTATCATCTTTTCGAATGTTTCATCATCTAAAGCGGAAGCCGCCTTTCAGGCGGGTCCCGCTGAAAATATTTCTTGAGTTTTCCCCATTTAAATATTTGTACTAAATAAACAAAAATTACAGCGCTCAGAATTATTTCTAAAATGAGAAGTAAAAATCCATAAAGATGAGGAACATCAAACTGATCCATACAGTGATCAAAATTAAGTTTCCAGAGGGGGGTATCAGTAGTCCATCCTGGAGAACAATACCACCTATATATTCCTCCGGAAATAAAGCTTTTGAAAAAGATAAAAAATGCTATGTAAAAAAAGGAAAGAAAAAGAGAATCAAAAATACATCGCAATTTTTTTAGAAAAACACTAGAGATAATTATGATAATCCATATAAAACTAAGAATAGAATAAGTTATAGATAGTATGAGATCAATAATATCTAAAGCCGTATCTTTTGACTGATAAAGACTCACAATTATAACAATACAAAACCACATTATTGATGCTATGATGACATTTATAATTTTATTATAAATATTAATTATATTTTTCCTCATTTTAGGAAATGTTGAAAAATTAAAGCTGAAAAATAATAAGGTCGTTGAAGAAAAAAGAAATAAGATTTTTTGAATTTTTATAGTTTTTCTCTGGTTTTAACAAAGCACATCAATGTTTCTATTATACTTTTCCCTTTTCATTCAGAATTAATTTTGCAACGCTTCCCTTACTAAACTTAAACGATAGCCTAAGTTGAGATACATCTTATCTAATGGATCATCACCTAGAGTAAAATTAAAATGACTAAAATTAGCAAGCGTTCCTAATAATGATGCTCCTTGATGTAAAGTATTGGGATTTACGTTTGCTGCACTTGCTCCATATCCCGCAACTATATTTCCCGGCGCATCATAACGAAGAAATCCTCCTTTATAAATGTATGCCCAATTATCTCTGCTTTCTCTTTTTGTCTTTCCTTCATTATATCCCCATAATGAATTGTTTTTTAAATTCTTTAGATCAAAATTGCTATCATTGCCAAACATAATATAAAACTCGAATAAATACATATCCCTTCCCTCTAATTCTTCAAAACTTTCAACACTATTATGCGCCATTTTAAGTTGTATGTCGAGTTCTTTGTCTACATTAGCGACCTTATCTGTCCCCAAATTGGTAAATTTTCCTATTAAGTCTTCAGGAGTGTCTATCATATCGAAAAAACTCAACTCTGCGACATCTTCCCATGTTACATTTTGATTTATTTGCCCGTCATATGCCTTATTTATATCTTCAACAATACCGTCTTTCGTATCGCCTTTTTCAATTTCTCCAGTTTTTACATTATAAAGCCCGGTTGGATCAATATATTTCAGTGGATTGTTCCTCGTGTATGAATACTTATTGAATGACTGAGGATCAGTGAGATCTCCTTCCCATGGATCTTGAGAAGCAAATTGTCCGAGTTTTGGATTATA is part of the Candidatus Peregrinibacteria bacterium genome and encodes:
- a CDS encoding type IV secretory system conjugative DNA transfer family protein, which translates into the protein MKTFLIKIPPDNKKKEKTFHELLELLHESLGENSVSFEIFAHTQHISFGFSGEDTLGDLLRGQIYSFYPEAEIIEIPDFLTQATHEENPNFFAMDIALQKNNLLPLKIYEEFEGDSLSALLSTLAKTTIDESVFIEYIIKPQRDTGFFHFLRGIRTWLESIRHIFRIKFWFKKGNTRKTIVAAMQKKNEQRLFHTTVRLSVFAKTPERMRNRIESVFQAYAQFNTLDLNRFKKGSIKRSPAFFNIMKQRRLGRTNLFSLSELATLFHLPNEREVPNIIYVLSKKSESPSSLPIDRNNHEISFIGETNFHNSLIPFGMMRTDRRRHLYVVGKSGSGKSKLLELLIKNDLENGKGIGVLDPHGDLVDNVLKMVPKDRIKDVVLFDPSDMNFPIAFNPLEKVPPELKMRVTIGFIEIFKKLFGINWNAKLEHVLRYTILALLDSPNTTVLSIMKMLTDKNYRQYIIRGIEEDFVKNFWVNEFAAWSEKFDAEAITPLLNKMGQFVATNMIRNIVGQPENKLHFRDIMDNGKILLMKVSKGILGEENAGLLGAMAITKIYQSAMSRADTPEEERTDFYFYVDEFHNFATDTFDEILSEARKYRLNITIAHQFMGQLSSKIRTTVFGNVGSLMSFRVGAEDAGILASEFNPIFTPRDIINLGIREFYCKMSINGEITQAFSARTLDMKTQKEHFAKEAQEYSRKMYCTPKEEAEKMISSWNESATNEDQKAQGGNKNFEEVEFEEPII